The proteins below are encoded in one region of Leptotrichia sp. oral taxon 218:
- the nadE gene encoding NAD(+) synthase has protein sequence MKNEKEKVIEWIKKYFEENGKNCKAVVGISGGTDSSVAAALCVAALGRENVIGVLMPKGMQHDIDYSKKLVEFLKIKHYEINVEKPVNDLKELISQQTGVNPDEFDAYKTNQPARIRMAVLYGISAIVGGRVANTCNLSEDFVGYSTKFGDAAGDFSPISDFTKTEVRKLGAELGLPEMFLKKVPEDGMSGKSDEEKLGFSYEVLDEYIRTGNISDLRIKEKIDYLHKINLHKILPMPSYKKGEK, from the coding sequence ATGAAAAATGAAAAAGAAAAAGTTATCGAATGGATAAAAAAATATTTTGAAGAAAATGGAAAAAACTGTAAAGCAGTTGTAGGAATTTCTGGTGGAACGGATTCTTCGGTTGCGGCAGCACTTTGTGTGGCAGCTCTGGGACGAGAAAATGTAATAGGAGTTCTTATGCCAAAAGGTATGCAGCATGATATTGATTATTCCAAAAAATTAGTTGAGTTTTTGAAAATAAAACATTATGAAATAAATGTGGAGAAGCCTGTGAATGACTTAAAAGAATTAATTTCGCAGCAAACGGGAGTAAATCCTGATGAATTTGATGCCTACAAGACTAATCAGCCTGCCAGAATACGGATGGCTGTGCTTTATGGAATTTCTGCCATTGTTGGTGGGAGAGTGGCTAATACTTGTAATTTGTCGGAAGATTTTGTGGGTTATTCAACAAAATTTGGAGATGCTGCGGGGGATTTTTCTCCAATTTCTGATTTTACAAAAACCGAAGTGCGAAAACTTGGAGCTGAACTTGGACTTCCTGAAATGTTTTTGAAAAAAGTGCCTGAAGATGGAATGAGCGGGAAATCTGATGAGGAAAAATTGGGATTTAGCTACGAAGTTTTGGATGAATATATTAGAACAGGAAATATTTCAGATTTGAGAATAAAAGAAAAAATAGACTATTTACACAAAATAAATTTACACAAAATTTTACCTATGCCATCGTATAAAAAAGGAGAAAAATAA
- a CDS encoding site-2 protease family protein, which translates to MGVKSELFDKIVIFWNENFKFRLGLFLLVTIFFAFKFLENFEMSIDVMIIFVVYMFSMTFHEIAHGYVAYCFGDNTAKNMGRITLNPLKHIDLFGMVVPFIIFLCGFKFLIGWAKPVPVNFYKLIPRKKGIFCVCIAGVVVNFILAAVSLIVLRIIGNRLGIDSNVVKIFIYIYLINLLLGIFNLIPITPLDGGRIVYFFSSGKIKKIYDFIEKYGVVIIVMIAYFVNEYFSDKILLMFDFFLKLAGINLGL; encoded by the coding sequence ATGGGAGTCAAAAGTGAGTTATTTGATAAGATTGTAATTTTTTGGAATGAAAATTTTAAATTTAGATTGGGACTATTTTTATTAGTAACTATTTTTTTTGCTTTTAAATTTCTTGAAAATTTTGAAATGTCGATAGATGTGATGATTATTTTTGTTGTTTACATGTTTTCAATGACTTTTCATGAAATTGCACATGGATATGTTGCATATTGTTTTGGAGATAATACGGCAAAAAATATGGGAAGAATAACTTTGAATCCCCTAAAGCATATTGATTTATTTGGAATGGTTGTTCCTTTTATAATATTTTTATGTGGATTTAAATTTTTAATTGGATGGGCAAAACCTGTACCTGTAAATTTTTATAAGCTGATTCCTCGAAAAAAAGGCATTTTTTGTGTCTGTATAGCTGGAGTTGTGGTAAATTTTATTTTAGCGGCAGTTTCATTAATTGTACTTCGAATTATTGGAAATAGACTTGGAATTGATAGTAATGTTGTAAAAATATTTATTTATATTTATTTAATAAATTTGTTGTTAGGAATTTTTAATTTAATACCGATAACTCCTTTAGATGGCGGAAGAATTGTCTATTTTTTTTCTTCTGGAAAAATAAAAAAAATTTATGATTTTATTGAAAAATATGGAGTTGTGATAATAGTAATGATAGCATATTTTGTAAACGAATATTTTTCTGATAAAATTTTATTAATGTTTGATTTTTTTCTTAAATTGGCAGGAATAAATTTAGGTCTTTAA
- a CDS encoding glycosyltransferase family 2 protein, translating into MYDFTACIVTYNTPKNDLKKIIECFQKIKLNFKLWISDNSEKDDLRSFFKEIDDNRIEYIFNNLNKGFGAGHNVVINKLISNSEISEFHLIINADIFFEENVIEKIFEYMKKQGEIGQIGPKIKDLGGNFSYTCRLFPKPSNLVFRRFLPFKNIIYKMDYDYEMRWANFDRIMEVPILSGCFIFSRVSALKEIGGFDERYFMYMEDYDLCRRIGQKYKVIYYPEVEIFHEHGKASYKSRKLMMFHIKSAIKYFNKWGWFFDKERKIKNDETRRKYQNLGGK; encoded by the coding sequence ATGTATGATTTTACAGCGTGTATTGTAACATATAATACTCCAAAAAATGATTTGAAGAAAATAATTGAATGTTTTCAAAAAATCAAATTGAATTTTAAATTATGGATTTCGGATAATTCTGAAAAAGATGATTTAAGAAGTTTTTTTAAGGAAATAGATGACAATAGAATAGAATATATTTTTAATAATTTGAATAAGGGATTTGGGGCTGGTCATAATGTAGTTATTAATAAATTAATTAGCAATTCTGAAATATCTGAATTTCATTTGATAATTAATGCAGATATTTTTTTTGAAGAAAATGTCATTGAAAAAATTTTTGAGTATATGAAAAAGCAGGGCGAAATTGGGCAAATTGGTCCTAAAATTAAAGATTTGGGAGGAAATTTTAGTTATACTTGCAGATTGTTTCCAAAACCTTCGAATCTTGTATTTAGAAGATTTTTACCGTTTAAAAATATTATTTATAAAATGGATTACGATTATGAAATGAGATGGGCTAATTTTGACAGAATAATGGAAGTTCCAATACTTTCAGGATGCTTTATTTTTTCAAGAGTTTCGGCATTAAAGGAAATTGGCGGATTTGATGAAAGGTATTTTATGTATATGGAAGATTACGATTTGTGCCGAAGAATTGGGCAGAAATATAAAGTTATTTATTATCCAGAAGTTGAGATATTTCATGAGCATGGAAAAGCTTCGTATAAATCAAGAAAATTAATGATGTTTCATATAAAATCTGCCATTAAGTATTTTAATAAATGGGGATGGTTTTTTGATAAAGAGCGAAAAATTAAAAATGATGAAACTAGAAGAAAATATCAAAATTTAGGAGGGAAATAA
- a CDS encoding SWIM zinc finger domain-containing protein → MAPNASAISNAKKLCDKGAFLKLWRSVDDTLYMGECKGSGKSNYTVSVDFIDEENPVTRCTCPSRQFPCKHGLALLFEILRGKKFEECEIPEDILAKREKKEKLKAKRANEEKEVKKKTSSKASKSARTKKIKKQLEGLDLIKKISSQLLKVGLSAMGSVSITEYRDIVKQLGDYYLPGPQVLFQRLLLEIQAYKEDQDKGHYQTALECLKKLRAIEKKGREFLNEQLEKNDPELTDNTLYEDLGGVWKLTQLNDLGLKKENARLVQLSFEVNYDEASKIFTDCGYWIDLESGEVSYTANYRPRSAMKYIKQENSNFSLLTVPTLTFYPGGVNKRIRWDAASFDKIESSCYKEIKKHAQSIDQAIKIAKNELKNILTNNEVALLLEFEKIMFVEEEGKKKYILIDKNQKMIEFRDKKSKEFSENFYELLPNECLENQVMFVKLFYEGRNIYAQAQSIITDDKIIRFGF, encoded by the coding sequence ATGGCTCCGAATGCTTCGGCGATTTCAAATGCAAAAAAATTGTGCGATAAAGGGGCATTTTTGAAATTATGGCGTTCGGTTGACGATACTTTGTATATGGGCGAGTGTAAGGGAAGTGGGAAATCGAATTATACGGTTTCGGTGGATTTTATTGATGAAGAAAATCCTGTTACACGATGTACTTGTCCAAGTAGACAATTTCCTTGTAAGCATGGATTAGCTTTGTTATTTGAGATATTGAGAGGGAAAAAATTTGAGGAGTGTGAAATACCAGAAGATATTTTGGCAAAGAGAGAAAAAAAGGAAAAATTAAAGGCTAAAAGGGCGAATGAGGAAAAGGAAGTTAAGAAAAAAACTTCTTCAAAAGCATCTAAATCAGCTAGAACAAAGAAAATTAAAAAGCAACTTGAAGGGCTAGATTTGATAAAGAAAATAAGTTCGCAATTATTGAAAGTTGGACTTTCTGCAATGGGGAGTGTTTCGATTACAGAGTATCGAGATATTGTAAAACAATTGGGAGATTATTATTTGCCGGGACCACAAGTTTTGTTTCAAAGATTACTTTTGGAAATTCAGGCATATAAAGAGGATCAAGATAAGGGACATTATCAGACGGCTTTAGAATGTTTGAAAAAGTTGAGGGCGATTGAGAAAAAAGGTAGAGAGTTTTTGAATGAGCAACTTGAAAAGAATGATCCAGAATTGACGGATAATACGTTGTATGAGGATTTAGGAGGCGTGTGGAAGTTAACTCAGTTGAATGATTTGGGGTTAAAAAAGGAAAATGCGAGATTGGTGCAGCTTTCATTTGAAGTGAATTATGATGAGGCTAGTAAGATTTTTACAGATTGTGGATACTGGATTGATTTAGAGAGTGGGGAAGTGTCATATACTGCCAATTATAGACCTCGTTCGGCGATGAAATATATTAAGCAGGAAAATTCTAATTTTTCATTATTGACGGTGCCTACATTAACTTTTTATCCAGGTGGAGTTAATAAGAGAATAAGATGGGATGCCGCTAGTTTTGATAAAATTGAAAGTTCTTGTTACAAAGAGATAAAAAAACATGCTCAAAGTATAGATCAAGCTATAAAAATTGCTAAAAATGAATTAAAAAATATTTTGACAAATAATGAAGTGGCTTTATTACTAGAATTTGAAAAAATTATGTTTGTTGAAGAAGAAGGTAAGAAAAAATATATTTTAATTGATAAAAATCAAAAGATGATAGAGTTTAGAGATAAAAAAAGCAAGGAATTTTCAGAAAATTTCTATGAACTTTTGCCAAATGAATGTTTGGAAAATCAAGTGATGTTTGTAAAATTATTTTATGAAGGTAGAAATATTTATGCCCAAGCACAAAGTATCATAACTGATGATAAAATTATTCGTTTTGGATTTTAG
- a CDS encoding heavy-metal-associated domain-containing protein — MIKKLIEIEGMHCEHCKKKVEDTLYSIPEVEEATVNLDKKNAKITLNEEVDDILIANLINNAGHYKVKNVTEIAE, encoded by the coding sequence ATGATAAAAAAATTAATTGAAATCGAAGGAATGCACTGTGAACATTGCAAAAAAAAAGTTGAAGACACACTATATTCAATTCCAGAAGTTGAAGAAGCGACAGTAAATTTAGACAAAAAAAATGCAAAAATAACTTTAAATGAAGAAGTAGATGACATTTTAATCGCTAATTTAATAAATAATGCTGGTCATTACAAAGTCAAAAATGTAACTGAAATTGCTGAATAA
- the pncB gene encoding nicotinate phosphoribosyltransferase, which produces MKLKPIITSLLDTDLYKFNMNQVIFHKHTDLVGEYHFKCRTPNIFFTKEMVAEINEQIDHLCSLRFKNEELNYLRSIRFIKPDYVEFLRLWHPIKDYVTTVLENEELRVIVSGPLFSAMQFEIYLLEIINEVYFRMKFNYDELLVSAKEKLEKKILDFKNKKYNFKFAEFGCRRRLSREWQEEVVKKLSSETQNMVGTSNVFLAMKYNLVPIGTYAHEYVQMYQGIDSIPLSYTNHYALKDWYDEYKGDNGTALTDTITTDLFLRDFDRSMVNNYTGVRHDSGDPYIWAEKILNHYEKYGIDSKTKMLLFSDSLNFDEAEKIYKTFRDKIKLSFGIGTFITNDTKEKPLNIVIKLQYVNGRPVAKLSDVEGKVMCDDEKYLKYLKASVKFRLEREKEY; this is translated from the coding sequence ATGAAACTAAAGCCAATTATAACATCACTGCTTGATACAGATCTTTACAAATTTAATATGAACCAGGTAATTTTTCACAAACATACTGATTTAGTTGGAGAATATCACTTTAAATGCCGTACTCCAAATATTTTCTTTACAAAAGAAATGGTTGCGGAAATAAACGAGCAAATTGACCATTTGTGCAGTTTACGGTTTAAAAATGAAGAATTAAACTACTTGCGTTCGATAAGATTCATAAAGCCAGACTATGTCGAGTTTTTAAGGCTTTGGCATCCGATTAAGGATTATGTGACTACGGTTCTTGAAAATGAAGAACTTAGAGTTATTGTCTCTGGACCGCTTTTTAGTGCAATGCAGTTTGAGATTTACTTGCTTGAAATTATTAACGAAGTGTATTTTAGAATGAAGTTTAATTATGATGAATTGCTTGTTTCTGCAAAAGAAAAATTAGAAAAAAAGATTTTGGATTTTAAAAATAAAAAATATAACTTTAAATTTGCTGAATTCGGCTGCAGAAGACGGCTTTCAAGAGAATGGCAGGAAGAAGTAGTGAAAAAATTATCCAGCGAAACTCAAAATATGGTAGGAACTTCCAATGTATTTTTGGCAATGAAATACAATTTAGTGCCAATCGGAACTTATGCACACGAGTATGTCCAAATGTACCAAGGAATCGACTCAATACCGCTATCTTACACAAATCATTACGCATTAAAAGACTGGTATGACGAATACAAGGGAGATAACGGGACAGCACTTACCGACACAATAACGACAGACTTATTTTTAAGGGATTTTGACAGAAGCATGGTAAATAACTACACAGGAGTGCGGCATGATTCAGGTGATCCATATATCTGGGCTGAAAAAATATTGAATCACTACGAAAAATATGGAATAGATTCAAAAACAAAGATGCTTTTATTCAGCGATTCGCTAAATTTTGACGAAGCAGAAAAAATTTACAAGACATTTAGAGATAAGATTAAACTTTCTTTTGGAATAGGGACATTTATAACTAATGACACGAAAGAAAAACCGCTGAATATCGTAATAAAACTTCAGTATGTAAATGGTAGACCAGTTGCCAAATTAAGTGATGTGGAAGGAAAAGTTATGTGTGATGATGAAAAATATTTAAAATATTTGAAGGCGTCAGTAAAATTTAGGCTAGAGCGGGAAAAAGAATATTAA
- a CDS encoding AAA family ATPase: protein MAKKEELQRLTAEQMFQDEIDALIKAEKNPIPTGWKMSPKSVLTYICGGKAGRKVITPKYIGNKRLVEIAISTLVTDRALLLIGEPGTAKSWLSEHLTAAINGDSTRVIQGTAGTTEEQIRYSWNYAMLIAEGPTKDALIPSPIYKAMEDGAIARVEEISRCASEVQDALISLLSEKRMSVPELNVEIPAKKGFSIIATANTRDKGVNEMSAALKRRFNIVVLPSPNTLEAEIDIVRSRVTQLAGNLDLNAKLPEEEVIEKVCTVFRELRQGVTLDGRQKIKPTANVLSTAEAISLLANSMALAGSFGDGEISDYDLAAGLQGAVVKEDSKDGQIWEEYLENIMKKRGSEWLDLYKECKALNKATK from the coding sequence ATGGCTAAAAAAGAAGAATTACAAAGATTAACAGCAGAACAGATGTTTCAAGATGAAATTGATGCGTTAATTAAGGCGGAAAAAAATCCAATACCTACTGGATGGAAAATGTCACCTAAATCAGTGTTGACATATATTTGTGGAGGGAAAGCTGGAAGAAAAGTGATAACGCCTAAATATATTGGAAATAAAAGATTGGTTGAGATTGCAATTTCGACTTTGGTTACGGATAGGGCATTGTTGCTGATTGGGGAGCCAGGGACTGCGAAATCTTGGTTGTCAGAGCATTTGACGGCGGCGATAAATGGAGATTCGACACGAGTTATTCAAGGAACAGCGGGAACGACTGAAGAGCAAATTAGATACTCTTGGAATTATGCGATGTTGATTGCAGAAGGGCCTACAAAAGATGCGTTGATACCAAGTCCAATTTATAAAGCGATGGAAGATGGGGCGATTGCTAGAGTAGAAGAAATTTCTCGTTGTGCGTCAGAAGTGCAAGATGCGTTGATTTCTTTGTTGTCAGAAAAAAGAATGAGTGTACCTGAATTGAATGTAGAAATTCCAGCTAAAAAAGGGTTCTCTATTATTGCAACTGCGAATACTCGTGATAAAGGAGTTAATGAAATGTCGGCAGCGTTAAAGAGACGTTTTAATATTGTGGTGTTACCAAGTCCGAATACACTTGAAGCAGAGATAGATATTGTTAGAAGTAGAGTTACGCAACTTGCAGGAAATTTGGATTTAAATGCGAAATTGCCTGAAGAGGAAGTTATTGAAAAAGTTTGTACGGTATTTAGAGAATTGCGTCAAGGTGTTACGTTAGATGGAAGACAAAAGATAAAGCCGACTGCAAATGTGTTATCGACTGCAGAAGCTATTTCACTTTTAGCGAATAGTATGGCGTTGGCTGGAAGTTTTGGGGATGGAGAGATATCAGATTATGACTTGGCGGCAGGATTGCAGGGAGCTGTAGTAAAAGAAGATAGTAAAGATGGGCAAATTTGGGAAGAATATTTGGAAAATATTATGAAAAAACGAGGTTCAGAATGGCTGGATCTTTATAAAGAATGTAAGGCACTTAACAAAGCTACTAAATAA
- the rfbC gene encoding dTDP-4-dehydrorhamnose 3,5-epimerase — protein sequence MNNFEVIKTPIKDLVVIQPKVFGDERGFFLETYNKKSFEELGLTMEFVQDNHSKSKKGVLRGLHFQTQNTQGKLVRVAKGSVYDVAVDLRKDSETFGKWYGVLLTEANKTMFFVPEGFAHGFLTLEDDTEFMYKCTDLYSPEYDSGIMWNDETIGIDWKFEEFGIAPSELTISDKDTKHQNFDKNKKYFEKY from the coding sequence ATGAATAATTTTGAAGTAATTAAAACACCAATAAAAGATTTAGTAGTAATTCAGCCAAAAGTTTTTGGAGATGAAAGAGGATTTTTCTTGGAAACATATAATAAAAAGTCGTTTGAGGAATTGGGACTTACGATGGAATTTGTTCAAGATAATCATTCAAAATCGAAAAAAGGCGTATTGAGAGGGTTGCATTTTCAAACTCAAAATACTCAAGGGAAACTTGTTAGGGTTGCAAAAGGTAGTGTTTACGATGTTGCTGTTGATTTGAGAAAGGATAGCGAAACTTTTGGTAAGTGGTATGGAGTTTTGTTGACAGAAGCTAATAAGACTATGTTTTTTGTGCCAGAAGGGTTTGCGCATGGATTTTTGACATTGGAAGATGATACAGAATTTATGTATAAATGTACAGATTTGTATTCGCCAGAATATGATAGCGGAATTATGTGGAATGACGAAACTATTGGGATTGACTGGAAATTTGAGGAGTTTGGGATTGCTCCTAGTGAATTGACAATTTCTGATAAGGATACTAAACATCAGAATTTTGATAAAAATAAGAAATATTTTGAAAAATATTAA
- a CDS encoding adenylyltransferase/cytidyltransferase family protein yields MKKYKTGLVLGRFQTFHKGHEYIINKALEICDKVLVFIGSSDKSGTIENPFSYELREKLIKKIYGNEIVENKLIISPLADLGAGNVTKWGDYLFCEAEKILGKVDCIVYGEESKCKSWFSEKIKKSVNFIVISRDDIKINASTLREHMRKNDFESWKKFVNEKNWGEFGKMREILIKIQR; encoded by the coding sequence ATGAAAAAATATAAAACAGGCTTAGTTCTGGGAAGATTCCAGACATTTCATAAAGGACATGAATACATTATAAATAAAGCTCTTGAGATATGTGACAAAGTTTTGGTATTTATCGGTTCTAGTGATAAATCTGGAACAATTGAAAATCCTTTTTCCTATGAACTAAGAGAAAAATTGATAAAAAAAATTTATGGGAATGAAATCGTGGAAAATAAATTGATAATTTCTCCACTCGCTGACTTGGGTGCTGGAAATGTTACAAAATGGGGGGATTATTTATTTTGTGAAGCGGAAAAAATTTTGGGAAAAGTTGATTGTATTGTTTATGGAGAAGAATCTAAATGCAAGAGCTGGTTTAGTGAGAAAATAAAAAAATCTGTAAATTTTATTGTAATTTCTAGAGATGACATAAAAATAAATGCTTCCACTTTGAGAGAACATATGAGAAAAAATGATTTTGAGAGTTGGAAGAAATTTGTGAATGAAAAAAATTGGGGTGAATTTGGAAAAATGAGGGAAATTTTGATTAAAATTCAAAGATAA
- a CDS encoding dTDP-glucose 4,6-dehydratase, translating into MKTYLVTGAAGFIGANFLKYILKKYEGKEDIKVVVVDALTYAGNLGTIKEELKDERVKFEKVDIRDRKEIERVFSENDVDFVVNFAAESHVDRSIENPQIFLETNILGTQNLLENAKKAWTVSKDENGYPIYKDGVKYLQVSTDEVYGSLSKDYETAIDLVIEDEEVKKVVKNRTNLKTYGDKFFTEKTPLDPRSPYSASKTGADHIVIAYGETYKMPINITRCSNNYGPYHFPEKLIPLMIKNVLEGKKLPVYGKGDNVRDWLYVEDHCKGIDLVVRNGRLGEVYNIGGFNEEQNINIVKLVIDILKDEITANDEYKKVLKTDLANVNYDLITYVQDRLGHDMRYAIDPSKIARELGWYPETDFETGIRKTVKWYLENQEWVNEVASGDYQKYYDEMYGNK; encoded by the coding sequence ATGAAAACATATTTAGTAACAGGAGCAGCGGGATTTATTGGTGCAAACTTCTTGAAATATATTTTGAAAAAGTATGAAGGGAAAGAAGATATAAAGGTTGTAGTTGTTGATGCATTGACTTATGCGGGGAATTTGGGGACGATTAAAGAGGAATTGAAGGATGAAAGAGTAAAATTTGAGAAGGTCGATATTAGGGATAGGAAAGAGATTGAGAGAGTTTTTTCTGAAAATGATGTTGATTTTGTGGTGAATTTTGCGGCGGAATCGCATGTTGATAGATCGATTGAAAATCCACAAATTTTCTTGGAAACAAATATTTTAGGAACTCAGAATTTGTTGGAAAATGCAAAAAAAGCTTGGACTGTTTCAAAAGATGAAAATGGATATCCAATTTACAAAGATGGTGTGAAATATTTACAAGTGTCTACTGATGAGGTTTATGGAAGTTTGTCTAAGGATTATGAAACAGCGATTGATTTGGTAATTGAAGATGAAGAAGTGAAAAAAGTTGTAAAAAATAGAACTAATTTGAAAACTTATGGAGATAAATTTTTTACAGAAAAGACACCGCTTGATCCTAGAAGTCCTTATTCTGCTTCAAAAACAGGAGCTGACCACATTGTAATTGCATATGGAGAAACTTACAAAATGCCGATAAATATTACAAGATGTTCGAATAATTATGGTCCGTACCATTTTCCAGAAAAATTGATTCCTTTGATGATAAAAAACGTGCTTGAAGGGAAGAAATTGCCTGTTTATGGGAAAGGTGACAATGTAAGAGATTGGCTTTATGTTGAGGATCACTGTAAAGGAATTGATTTGGTTGTGAGAAACGGAAGATTGGGAGAAGTTTACAATATTGGTGGATTTAATGAAGAGCAAAATATTAATATTGTAAAATTGGTAATTGATATTTTGAAGGATGAAATTACTGCGAATGACGAATACAAAAAGGTGTTGAAAACTGACTTGGCGAATGTAAATTATGATTTGATAACTTATGTTCAAGATAGATTGGGTCACGATATGAGATATGCGATTGATCCTTCAAAAATTGCGAGGGAACTTGGATGGTATCCTGAAACTGATTTTGAAACAGGAATTAGAAAAACAGTAAAATGGTATTTAGAAAATCAAGAATGGGTAAATGAAGTGGCTTCTGGAGATTATCAAAAATACTATGATGAAATGTATGGAAATAAATAG
- a CDS encoding peptidyl-prolyl cis-trans isomerase: MKNKMKLVIVAAALCAFAMSCGNSGKGGKVLFESDDKKIKVYENEVNLELEKSLFSSGVSQKDLTPDQIAQMKKNIIQNIALNRALVLKAKEQKLDQDKKYTESEDILKEQSLASLAIVNDLNEKVKVSDSDAKAAYDANAAKFQRAEDTVKLQLIVFRASDKAKAEAALKEVMANPANFTSFVQKYNGNSGTGTGETQEIPMSQLAKSFEPISKAVQSVSNGQVVNSVIPVGANELYIVKVLQKNPKGQIPFETVKEDIKTQIRTQKRQMEQQNFMKSVADEFKLTNIADKIKDVK, translated from the coding sequence ATGAAAAACAAAATGAAATTAGTTATAGTTGCAGCTGCACTTTGTGCTTTTGCTATGTCATGTGGAAATAGCGGAAAAGGAGGAAAAGTTTTATTTGAATCAGATGATAAAAAAATAAAAGTTTATGAAAACGAAGTAAACCTTGAGTTAGAAAAATCCTTATTTTCTAGTGGAGTTTCACAAAAGGATTTGACACCAGATCAAATAGCTCAAATGAAAAAAAATATTATTCAGAATATAGCTTTAAATAGAGCATTAGTTTTAAAAGCAAAAGAACAAAAATTGGATCAAGATAAAAAATATACAGAAAGTGAAGATATTTTAAAAGAACAGTCATTAGCTTCTCTTGCGATAGTAAATGACTTGAATGAAAAAGTAAAAGTATCTGATTCTGATGCAAAAGCAGCTTACGATGCGAATGCTGCAAAATTCCAAAGAGCTGAAGATACTGTAAAATTACAGCTTATCGTATTTAGAGCAAGTGACAAGGCAAAAGCTGAGGCTGCTTTGAAAGAAGTTATGGCAAATCCAGCAAACTTTACTTCTTTTGTTCAAAAATATAACGGAAATTCAGGAACTGGAACTGGGGAAACTCAAGAAATACCAATGTCACAATTAGCAAAAAGCTTTGAACCAATTAGCAAAGCTGTACAATCTGTTTCAAACGGTCAAGTTGTAAATAGCGTAATTCCTGTTGGAGCAAATGAATTATATATTGTAAAAGTGCTACAAAAAAATCCTAAAGGACAAATTCCTTTTGAAACAGTTAAAGAAGATATAAAAACACAAATTAGAACACAAAAAAGACAAATGGAACAACAAAACTTTATGAAATCAGTTGCTGATGAATTTAAATTAACTAATATCGCTGATAAAATAAAAGATGTTAAATAA